In a single window of the Nocardioides massiliensis genome:
- a CDS encoding dihydroorotase, producing the protein MDLLIKNVRAVTPENAEPVVADIAVADGQIVEIGPDLTPAEGARVVDGGGRLAFPGVVDAHQHWGIYNPLGEDASIESRANAQGGVTTGITYMRTGQYYLNKGGEYADFFPEVLATTEGKSYVDYAFHLAPMMSKHIEEIPSLVSDHGVTSFKVFMFYGSHGLHGRSADQNSFLMIPEGERYDYAHFEFVMRGVQKAREQFPDLADEISLSLHCETAEIMAAYTKLVEDAGELKGLEAYHASRPPHSEGLAISIASYLAHETGLPTINLLHLTSRKAVDAALRMAQAFPHINFRREVTVGHLLADIHTASGIGAKVNPPIRPREDVEALWEYLLDGKIDWVVSDHACCKDEAKFGEDRDDVFVAKSGFGGAEYLLAGMVTEGTKRGLSVGRIAELIAKNPAQRFGLRTKGQLAVGFDADIALVDDNVSWTVRAEDSESAQEYTPFEGFDMTAKVTDTFVRGTHVFADGQVQGEPTGQYLARPLTRG; encoded by the coding sequence ATGGATCTGCTGATCAAGAACGTCCGTGCCGTCACCCCTGAGAACGCCGAGCCGGTCGTCGCCGACATCGCCGTCGCCGACGGCCAGATCGTCGAGATCGGACCGGACCTCACCCCGGCCGAGGGCGCACGGGTCGTCGACGGCGGCGGCCGTCTGGCCTTCCCCGGCGTGGTCGACGCCCACCAGCACTGGGGGATCTACAACCCGCTCGGGGAGGACGCGTCGATCGAGAGCCGGGCCAACGCGCAGGGCGGTGTCACCACCGGGATCACCTACATGCGCACCGGGCAGTACTACCTCAACAAGGGCGGGGAGTACGCGGACTTCTTTCCCGAGGTCCTCGCGACCACCGAGGGCAAGTCCTACGTCGACTACGCGTTCCACCTCGCGCCGATGATGAGCAAGCACATCGAGGAGATCCCGTCGCTGGTGAGCGACCACGGCGTGACGTCCTTCAAGGTCTTCATGTTCTACGGCAGCCACGGCCTGCACGGCCGCTCGGCTGACCAGAACTCCTTCCTGATGATCCCCGAGGGCGAGCGCTACGACTACGCGCACTTCGAGTTCGTGATGCGCGGGGTCCAGAAGGCGCGCGAGCAGTTCCCCGACCTCGCCGACGAGATCTCGCTGTCGCTGCACTGCGAGACGGCCGAGATCATGGCGGCTTACACGAAGCTGGTCGAGGACGCCGGCGAGCTGAAGGGCCTCGAGGCCTACCACGCCAGCCGGCCCCCCCACTCCGAAGGTTTGGCGATCTCGATCGCTTCCTACCTCGCTCACGAGACCGGCCTGCCGACGATCAACCTGCTGCACCTGACCTCGCGCAAGGCAGTCGACGCCGCGCTGCGGATGGCGCAGGCCTTCCCGCACATCAACTTCCGGCGCGAGGTCACCGTCGGGCACCTGCTGGCCGACATCCACACCGCCAGCGGCATCGGCGCGAAGGTCAACCCGCCGATCCGTCCGCGGGAGGACGTCGAGGCGCTGTGGGAGTACCTCCTCGACGGCAAGATCGACTGGGTCGTCTCCGACCACGCGTGCTGCAAGGACGAGGCGAAGTTCGGCGAGGACCGCGACGACGTCTTCGTCGCGAAGTCCGGCTTCGGCGGCGCGGAGTACCTTTTGGCCGGCATGGTCACCGAGGGCACCAAGCGGGGTCTGTCGGTCGGCCGCATCGCCGAGCTGATCGCGAAGAACCCCGCCCAGCGCTTCGGTCTGCGCACCAAGGGTCAGTTGGCGGTCGGCTTCGACGCCGACATCGCGCTGGTCGACGACAACGTGTCGTGGACCGTGCGGGCCGAGGACTCGGAGTCCGCCCAGGAGTACACGCCGTTCGAGGGCTTCGACATGACCGCCAAGGTCACCGACACCTTCGTCCGCGGGACGCACGTGTTCGCCGACGGTCAGGTGCAGGGCGAGCCCACCGGGCAGTACCTCGCGCGGCCGCTGACCCGGGGCTGA
- a CDS encoding HpcH/HpaI aldolase/citrate lyase family protein, with product MSASPAPARSYLYVPGDRPDRFAKAAGSGADAVVLDLEDGVGPAGKDAAHAAVADHVRTPGVQWWVRLDPARLEDGVRAAALTGTTGVFVPSAEPELLARVDALLASAEPERGVGPLAVIGLLETAYGVAEVRAVAAAPRVHRLGIGEADLAAELGMHPDPERRELWAIRSDVVVASAVARIAAPVGPVQTDLSDADRLASSTALLVRQGFAARTLIHPKQVPVVHQALAPTEDEVTDARAVVAAFEQAEHDGSGVALDPRGKLVDLAVVRSARNVLARVARAD from the coding sequence GTGTCCGCCTCGCCGGCTCCAGCACGCAGCTATCTCTACGTGCCGGGCGACCGCCCCGACCGCTTCGCGAAGGCGGCCGGGAGCGGTGCCGACGCCGTCGTCCTCGACCTGGAGGACGGCGTCGGTCCGGCGGGCAAGGACGCCGCACACGCAGCGGTGGCCGACCACGTCCGCACGCCAGGTGTCCAGTGGTGGGTCCGGCTCGACCCGGCCCGGCTCGAGGACGGTGTACGAGCTGCTGCTCTGACCGGCACGACCGGGGTCTTCGTGCCGTCGGCCGAGCCGGAGCTGCTCGCGCGGGTCGACGCGCTCCTCGCCAGTGCCGAGCCCGAGCGTGGCGTAGGGCCGCTCGCCGTGATCGGTCTGCTCGAGACGGCGTACGGCGTCGCCGAGGTGCGCGCCGTCGCGGCAGCACCCCGCGTGCACCGGCTCGGGATCGGTGAGGCCGACCTCGCTGCCGAGCTGGGGATGCACCCGGACCCGGAGCGACGCGAGCTGTGGGCGATCCGCAGCGACGTGGTCGTGGCCAGTGCGGTGGCCCGCATCGCGGCACCGGTCGGACCGGTGCAGACCGACCTCTCCGACGCCGACCGGCTCGCCAGCTCGACGGCGTTGCTGGTGCGTCAGGGCTTCGCCGCCCGCACGCTCATCCACCCCAAGCAGGTGCCGGTCGTGCACCAGGCACTCGCTCCCACGGAGGACGAGGTGACCGATGCTCGCGCGGTCGTGGCCGCCTTCGAGCAGGCCGAGCACGACGGCAGCGGGGTGGCCCTCGACCCGCGCGGCAAGCTCGTCGACCTCGCCGTCGTGCGCTCCGCGCGCAACGTGCTCGCCCGCGTGGCCCGCGCCGACTGA
- a CDS encoding MFS transporter encodes MTRDDSRRTSMLLGLLFGLAGMGSSSASIALVPMAADLDVTVGVATWAISLYILALAITTALYGRIADLVGVRIPLLAGVGLMSLGAVIAALAPAFEIVVVARLLQGMGAAAVPTLGVTLLTTRYDGPIRGVALGRLAGVSAAVTCAGPLIGGAVDHFIGWRAVMMLPVLGTLVLPFLLRSLLGGGSGATLDLLGAFLVSVTAGGVILVVQSPSTGVVVALVGLALMAVGTPSVVWRVRRQPHGFLPRAVISNGPLVRSAIAAAAIPAAWFALLVALPAALIEEGWETWQIGLLLMPAAFIALLIPPVTGRLIDTFGPFRTIATACAVAATALVATGLGVYFVAPALLLAAMILTTVAFGVGQPAMSAAVGEAVSLEVRGIALGVATLLFMVGGSIGSAVVGGLGPVLGVPQALGVMVLLPLVGLVAIGRLARVTHLP; translated from the coding sequence GTGACCCGCGACGACTCCCGCCGTACCTCCATGCTCCTGGGGTTGCTGTTCGGGCTCGCCGGCATGGGGTCGTCGTCGGCGTCGATCGCCCTGGTGCCGATGGCGGCCGACCTCGACGTCACCGTCGGTGTGGCGACCTGGGCGATCAGCCTCTACATCCTGGCACTGGCCATCACCACCGCCCTCTACGGCCGGATCGCCGATCTTGTCGGGGTCCGGATCCCGCTGCTCGCTGGGGTGGGCCTCATGAGCCTGGGTGCGGTCATCGCGGCGCTCGCCCCGGCCTTCGAGATCGTCGTGGTGGCCCGCCTGCTGCAGGGCATGGGCGCTGCAGCCGTGCCGACGCTGGGCGTCACGCTCCTCACCACGAGGTACGACGGCCCGATCCGTGGCGTCGCCCTCGGACGGCTCGCGGGCGTCTCGGCGGCCGTCACCTGTGCGGGACCGCTGATCGGTGGCGCCGTCGACCACTTCATCGGCTGGCGTGCGGTGATGATGCTGCCGGTGCTCGGCACCCTCGTCCTGCCGTTCCTGCTGCGCTCGCTGCTCGGCGGCGGCAGTGGCGCGACCCTCGACCTGCTGGGCGCCTTCCTCGTCTCCGTCACCGCGGGCGGAGTGATCCTGGTCGTCCAGTCACCCTCCACGGGCGTGGTGGTCGCGCTGGTGGGGCTCGCCCTCATGGCGGTCGGCACGCCGAGCGTCGTCTGGCGCGTCCGCCGACAGCCCCACGGGTTTCTTCCGCGCGCCGTCATCAGCAACGGCCCGCTCGTGCGCAGCGCGATCGCGGCGGCCGCGATCCCGGCAGCCTGGTTCGCACTGCTCGTCGCGCTGCCCGCCGCCCTGATCGAGGAGGGGTGGGAGACCTGGCAGATCGGTCTGCTCCTGATGCCGGCCGCGTTCATCGCGCTGCTGATCCCGCCGGTGACCGGCCGCCTGATCGACACCTTCGGGCCGTTCCGCACGATCGCCACCGCCTGCGCCGTCGCCGCCACGGCGCTGGTCGCGACGGGGCTCGGCGTCTACTTCGTCGCCCCCGCGCTGCTCCTGGCCGCGATGATCCTGACGACCGTCGCGTTCGGCGTCGGTCAGCCGGCGATGAGCGCCGCGGTCGGCGAGGCCGTGAGCCTGGAGGTGCGCGGCATCGCGCTCGGCGTGGCGACGCTGCTGTTCATGGTGGGCGGCTCGATCGGGTCCGCGGTCGTCGGTGGGCTCGGTCCGGTGCTCGGCGTCCCGCAAGCACTGGGTGTGATGGTGCTGTTGCCGCTGGTCGGTCTGGTCGCGATCGGGCGGCTGGCCCGGGTCACGCACCTGCCCTGA
- a CDS encoding MFS transporter codes for MTSSPSESRWLVLALALLTTVTGIVSSLGAPLVPSIADELDVSLGSAQWTLTVTLLVGAVSTPLLGRYAAAHRRRPVILIGLAVVVAGTALAALATAVPQLGLPALILGRAVQGLGIALTPLAMTVARDVFTPEKAQRVIPMLSVAGVVGAGLGYPLTASVAQFGGVPAAFWFGVVLTAGTLLLAWRTLPRAPRGPTPRVQPLEALLLGGSTLAVLLGINQTTSWGWGDLRTVALFTLGIAGAALWSWLTLRSPSPLVDLRLAFGTPALGPHVTVILAGTGMYMSLALVIVLVQTRTPAGWGLDQPVLVAGLMLVPYSLTAVVGTRISQWAGRYVPAVRLLPIGCALYLASVLMLAFAHDHVWQALVAMGIAGVGSGFTFAMIPALLVRTVPVAETSSALSFNMVLRYVGFSTGSALGVTVLALGSGGTVPTEHGFVVASLVNAAVWLVAIVVVLVIGTRRPPASLRAGA; via the coding sequence GTGACCTCCTCCCCCTCTGAGTCGCGCTGGCTGGTCCTCGCCCTGGCGCTGCTGACCACGGTCACCGGCATCGTCTCCAGCCTCGGGGCACCGCTCGTCCCGTCGATCGCCGACGAGCTCGACGTCTCCCTCGGCTCCGCGCAGTGGACGCTGACGGTGACACTGCTGGTGGGTGCGGTCTCGACGCCGTTGCTGGGGAGGTACGCCGCCGCGCACCGCCGCCGTCCCGTGATCCTCATCGGGCTCGCCGTCGTGGTCGCCGGCACCGCCCTGGCCGCGCTCGCGACTGCCGTCCCCCAGCTGGGGCTGCCCGCGCTGATCCTGGGCCGCGCGGTCCAGGGCCTCGGGATCGCCCTCACCCCGCTGGCGATGACGGTCGCCCGAGACGTGTTCACCCCGGAGAAGGCCCAACGGGTCATCCCGATGCTCTCGGTGGCCGGCGTCGTGGGCGCCGGTCTCGGCTACCCGCTGACCGCCTCGGTCGCGCAGTTCGGCGGCGTACCCGCGGCGTTCTGGTTCGGCGTCGTGCTCACCGCCGGCACTCTGCTGCTGGCGTGGCGGACCCTGCCCCGCGCCCCTCGCGGCCCGACCCCGCGCGTGCAACCGCTCGAGGCGCTGCTGCTCGGCGGCAGCACGCTCGCTGTCCTGCTCGGCATCAACCAGACCACGAGCTGGGGTTGGGGCGACCTCCGGACTGTCGCCCTCTTCACGCTCGGCATCGCCGGGGCGGCCCTGTGGTCCTGGCTCACGCTGCGTTCGCCGTCGCCGCTGGTCGACCTGCGCCTGGCCTTCGGCACCCCGGCGCTCGGCCCACACGTGACGGTCATCCTGGCCGGGACGGGGATGTATATGTCCCTGGCGCTGGTGATCGTGCTCGTGCAGACCCGCACGCCTGCGGGCTGGGGCCTCGACCAGCCGGTGCTGGTCGCCGGCCTGATGCTGGTGCCGTACTCCCTCACCGCTGTCGTCGGCACCCGGATCTCGCAGTGGGCCGGGCGCTACGTCCCCGCCGTACGCCTCCTGCCGATCGGGTGCGCGCTCTACCTCGCCTCGGTGCTCATGCTTGCGTTCGCGCACGACCACGTGTGGCAGGCCCTGGTGGCGATGGGCATCGCCGGAGTCGGCAGCGGGTTCACCTTCGCGATGATCCCGGCGCTGCTCGTGCGCACCGTGCCTGTTGCGGAGACCAGCAGCGCGCTGAGCTTCAACATGGTCCTGCGCTACGTCGGCTTCTCCACCGGCAGCGCCCTGGGCGTGACCGTGCTGGCGCTGGGCAGCGGCGGGACCGTCCCGACCGAGCACGGCTTCGTCGTCGCGTCGCTCGTGAACGCCGCCGTGTGGTTGGTCGCGATCGTGGTCGTGCTGGTGATCGGCACCCGCCGACCGCCGGCCTCGCTCAGGGCAGGTGCGTGA
- a CDS encoding nuclear transport factor 2 family protein has protein sequence MTDLAARLDALEHRLQLAEDKLAITQLIASYGPLVDAGRADEVGQLWTEDGEYDVEGWAMRSRADIHAMVLSDAHQRLITNGSVHFLGPVWVEVAGDEAKAVCDSLLVLNGEEGWRVARGSVHRFQLVRDGGAWRIKHRISRQLDGSQSSRDLLPL, from the coding sequence ATGACCGACCTCGCTGCCCGCCTCGACGCCCTCGAGCACCGCCTCCAGCTGGCGGAGGACAAGCTCGCCATCACCCAGCTGATCGCCTCCTACGGCCCCCTCGTCGACGCCGGTCGCGCCGACGAGGTGGGCCAGCTGTGGACCGAGGACGGCGAGTACGACGTCGAGGGCTGGGCGATGCGCTCGCGCGCCGACATCCACGCGATGGTGCTGAGCGACGCCCACCAGCGGCTGATCACGAACGGCAGCGTGCACTTCCTCGGTCCCGTCTGGGTCGAGGTCGCCGGCGACGAGGCGAAGGCCGTCTGTGACTCGCTGCTCGTCCTCAACGGCGAGGAGGGGTGGCGGGTCGCCCGCGGGAGCGTGCACCGGTTCCAGCTGGTCCGCGACGGCGGCGCCTGGCGCATCAAGCACCGGATCTCGCGCCAGCTGGACGGCTCACAGAGCTCGCGTGACCTCCTCCCCCTCTGA
- a CDS encoding TIGR03619 family F420-dependent LLM class oxidoreductase: MKIGIATPTLFQVPAVASAWERTAGVEDVVTVARAADEAGIDYLTCAEHVAVPEEAAATRGGTYWDPLATLSFLAAHTQRINLVTAVLVLGYHRPEAIAKRYGTLDLLSNGRVVLGVGVGSLKEEFDLLDAPWEDRGARADADLRRLREVWGQSSVDGMRYDPTSPRTTVPVWVGGRTVRSLRRAVELGTGWMPFGLGRDELAAMLARFDLPDGFEVVLSPGGTLDPLGDPEAALRKLRAVQEVGATRATCTVDADSAAHYAEQMAALAALAQDLEDR, translated from the coding sequence GTGAAGATCGGCATCGCCACGCCCACCCTCTTCCAGGTCCCCGCCGTCGCGTCGGCGTGGGAGCGGACCGCCGGCGTCGAGGACGTCGTGACGGTGGCCCGCGCCGCCGACGAGGCCGGGATCGACTACCTCACCTGCGCCGAGCACGTCGCCGTACCCGAGGAGGCGGCCGCGACTCGCGGTGGCACCTACTGGGACCCGCTTGCCACGTTGTCGTTCCTCGCCGCCCACACGCAGCGGATCAACCTCGTCACGGCCGTGCTGGTCCTCGGCTACCACCGCCCTGAGGCGATCGCGAAGCGCTACGGCACCCTCGACCTGCTGAGCAACGGCCGGGTCGTGCTCGGCGTCGGCGTCGGATCCCTCAAGGAGGAGTTCGACCTGCTCGACGCCCCGTGGGAGGACCGGGGCGCCCGTGCCGACGCCGATCTGCGCCGGCTGCGCGAGGTGTGGGGCCAGTCATCGGTCGACGGGATGCGCTACGACCCGACCTCTCCGCGTACGACGGTCCCGGTCTGGGTCGGCGGCCGGACCGTCCGGTCCCTGCGCCGCGCGGTCGAGCTCGGCACGGGCTGGATGCCGTTCGGCCTCGGCCGCGACGAGCTCGCCGCGATGCTCGCGCGCTTCGACCTTCCCGACGGGTTCGAGGTCGTGCTGTCCCCCGGCGGCACCCTCGACCCGCTCGGCGACCCCGAGGCCGCGCTGCGCAAGCTGCGCGCGGTCCAGGAGGTCGGTGCGACGCGGGCCACCTGCACCGTCGACGCCGACTCGGCCGCCCACTACGCCGAGCAGATGGCCGCACTCGCCGCCCTGGCCCAGGACCTGGAGGACCGATGA
- a CDS encoding SDR family NAD(P)-dependent oxidoreductase, which produces MTAATDPGQLRERYGPWAVVAGGSEGVGREFATQLADAGVHLVLLARKPEPLEETAAMCRERGVDVRTIAMDLTAPDAVAQLTAVTDDLEVGLLIYNAGANTHSAEFLDGDLEAFGQVITLNITTQMALVQHYGRPMRDRGRGGILLIGSMAGYMGSTRHSVYGGVKAFGRIFAESVWVELRKQGVDVVELVLGVTRTPAMERVGLNFDAPGFHASDPADVARQGLASLGHGPVVIAEGNEEGARIRSAVDERAKLVAGADRRMRQLMEGSTQHGAEASK; this is translated from the coding sequence ATGACCGCCGCGACCGACCCAGGCCAGCTGCGCGAGCGCTACGGACCGTGGGCGGTCGTCGCCGGTGGTTCGGAAGGGGTCGGGCGGGAGTTCGCCACCCAGCTCGCCGACGCCGGCGTCCACCTCGTCCTGCTGGCCCGCAAGCCCGAGCCGCTGGAGGAGACCGCGGCGATGTGCCGCGAGCGGGGTGTCGACGTACGCACGATCGCGATGGACCTCACCGCCCCCGACGCGGTCGCGCAGCTGACGGCGGTGACCGACGACCTCGAGGTCGGGCTGCTCATCTACAACGCCGGCGCCAACACCCACAGCGCCGAGTTCCTCGACGGCGACCTCGAGGCGTTCGGCCAGGTCATCACGCTCAACATCACCACGCAGATGGCGCTGGTGCAGCACTACGGCCGGCCGATGCGGGACCGCGGTCGCGGCGGGATCCTGCTCATCGGGTCGATGGCCGGCTACATGGGCTCGACGCGGCACTCCGTGTATGGCGGGGTGAAGGCGTTCGGCCGGATCTTCGCCGAGAGCGTCTGGGTCGAGCTGCGCAAGCAGGGGGTCGACGTGGTCGAGCTCGTGCTCGGCGTGACCCGCACTCCGGCGATGGAGCGGGTCGGTCTGAACTTCGACGCCCCCGGCTTCCACGCCTCCGACCCCGCCGACGTGGCGCGGCAGGGGCTCGCCAGCCTCGGCCACGGCCCGGTCGTGATCGCCGAGGGCAACGAGGAGGGCGCCCGGATCCGCAGCGCGGTCGACGAGCGCGCGAAGCTCGTGGCGGGTGCCGACAGGCGGATGCGGCAATTGATGGAAGGCTCAACGCAGCACGGGGCAGAGGCATCGAAGTGA
- a CDS encoding HAD family hydrolase: protein MTVDPAALAWADHDAVLFDLDGVVTPTAEVHMRAWAEMFNAFLADDTVTGGGDRSPYTDDDYFAHVDGKPRFDGVRDFLRARGIDLPEGGPEDSADVQTVHGLGNRKNDAFNAVLERDGVTAYPGSVLLLDHLRDLGLPLAVVSSSANAPSVLEAAGLADRFETVVSGAVAAELGLPGKPAPDTFVHAATVLGTTPERAVVLEDAVSGVRAGASGGFALVIGVDRGAGAAVLTDAGAHLVVADLAELVPGEDR from the coding sequence GTGACTGTTGACCCTGCAGCCCTCGCCTGGGCCGACCACGACGCCGTGCTCTTCGACCTCGACGGCGTGGTGACCCCGACCGCCGAGGTGCACATGCGCGCCTGGGCGGAGATGTTCAACGCTTTCCTCGCCGATGACACCGTGACGGGCGGCGGGGACCGTTCGCCGTACACCGATGACGACTACTTCGCCCACGTCGACGGCAAGCCCCGCTTCGACGGCGTGCGCGACTTCCTGCGCGCGCGGGGGATCGACCTGCCGGAGGGTGGGCCGGAGGACTCCGCCGACGTCCAGACCGTCCACGGCCTCGGCAACCGCAAGAACGACGCGTTCAACGCCGTGCTCGAGCGCGACGGTGTGACGGCGTACCCGGGCTCGGTGCTGCTGCTCGACCACCTGCGCGACCTCGGGCTGCCGCTGGCAGTGGTGTCGTCGTCGGCCAACGCACCGTCGGTGCTCGAGGCCGCCGGCCTGGCCGACCGGTTCGAGACCGTCGTGTCGGGCGCGGTCGCGGCCGAGCTCGGCCTGCCCGGCAAGCCGGCCCCCGACACGTTCGTGCACGCCGCCACGGTGCTGGGTACGACGCCGGAGCGCGCGGTCGTCCTCGAGGACGCCGTCTCCGGCGTGCGCGCCGGAGCGAGTGGCGGGTTCGCACTCGTGATCGGTGTCGACCGTGGTGCGGGCGCCGCTGTGCTCACCGACGCCGGTGCCCACCTGGTCGTGGCCGACCTCGCCGAGCTCGTCCCGGGGGAGGACCGATGA
- a CDS encoding glycoside hydrolase family 65 protein, protein MKRWLGSGEPVDRGRFPVDPWRLVETAYRSEDLGTTETVFAVGNGYLGMRGNPEEGRDAYAHGTFINGFHETWPIRHAEAAYGFARTGQTIVNVPDTKVIKLYVDDEPLILGTADLEHYERSLDFRDGVLRRELIWRTPAGKRVQVVSTRMVSMAQRHLAIMTLEVTMLEGDAPIVISSQILNRQDGEDEYHVRDAAMGEGFDPRKTATFEERVLEPMGHQIDEDRMWLGYRCARSRMTLAVAADHHLHTKDETEVVTSCEEDRGKVVFRIEATEGQTARLEKFVTYHSSAGVPVRELVDRCDRTLDRAARHSVEHFHAEQREWFARYWEVADVEVGGGNAMQQAVRFNLFHLEQATSRADQQGVAAKGVTGSGYEGHYFWDTEIYVLPFLTYTQPHNARNVLHFRSRMLPAARSRAREMAQSGVLFPWRTINGEEASAYYAAGSAQMHINADIAYALMQYVGATNDTGFLVREGAELLVETARMWSELGFWRRRNGDDPTFHIHGVTGPDEYTTVVNNNLFTNVMARFNLERAAIVIERMRVEHPTEYAAMARRLELTESEPELWRKCAEGMAIPFDEGLGIHPQDDFFLDREVWDLSRTPDELRPLLLNYHPLVIYRFQVLKQADVVLAMFLQGDRFTPEQKKANFDYYDPITTGDSTLSAVVQSIVAAEVGYHETAMEYFRKALYVDLADLHGNTVDGMHIASLGGVWSALTFGFAGMSDRNGRLTFNPRLPADWSHLRFRMTWRGSRLIVQVTQDELVIEVVERGEEEVRVRVRGEAYSAAVDRPLRVPLPDQGPRIDGLMSNVPQTGGTRADGTTITAGVPEPMVVEELADEDLPPPELAQGD, encoded by the coding sequence ATGAAGCGCTGGCTCGGCTCCGGCGAGCCCGTCGACCGGGGTCGCTTCCCGGTCGACCCGTGGCGGCTGGTCGAGACGGCGTACCGCTCCGAGGACCTCGGCACCACCGAGACGGTCTTCGCCGTCGGCAACGGCTACCTCGGCATGCGCGGCAACCCCGAGGAGGGCCGCGACGCCTACGCCCACGGCACCTTCATCAACGGCTTCCACGAGACCTGGCCGATCCGGCACGCCGAGGCGGCGTACGGCTTCGCGCGCACGGGCCAGACGATCGTCAACGTCCCCGACACCAAGGTCATCAAGTTGTACGTCGACGACGAGCCGCTGATCCTGGGGACCGCCGACCTCGAGCACTACGAGCGCTCGCTGGACTTCCGGGACGGCGTCCTGCGCCGCGAGCTGATCTGGCGCACGCCGGCCGGCAAGCGGGTGCAGGTCGTCTCGACCCGGATGGTGTCGATGGCCCAGCGCCATCTGGCGATCATGACCCTCGAGGTCACGATGCTGGAGGGCGATGCGCCGATCGTCATCTCCTCGCAGATCCTCAACCGCCAGGACGGCGAGGACGAGTACCACGTCCGCGACGCCGCGATGGGCGAGGGATTCGACCCGCGCAAGACCGCGACCTTCGAGGAGCGCGTGCTCGAGCCGATGGGTCACCAGATCGATGAGGACCGCATGTGGCTGGGCTACCGGTGCGCGCGGTCCCGGATGACGTTGGCAGTCGCGGCCGACCACCACCTGCACACCAAGGACGAGACCGAGGTCGTGACCTCGTGTGAGGAGGACCGCGGCAAGGTCGTCTTCCGGATCGAGGCGACCGAGGGCCAGACCGCCCGGCTGGAGAAGTTCGTGACCTACCACAGCTCCGCGGGCGTGCCCGTGCGCGAGCTCGTGGACCGCTGCGACCGCACCCTCGACCGCGCCGCCCGGCACTCGGTCGAGCACTTCCATGCCGAGCAGCGCGAGTGGTTCGCCCGCTACTGGGAGGTCGCCGACGTCGAGGTCGGTGGCGGCAACGCCATGCAGCAGGCGGTGCGCTTCAACCTCTTCCACCTCGAGCAGGCCACTTCGCGCGCCGATCAGCAGGGCGTCGCGGCGAAGGGCGTGACCGGCTCCGGCTACGAGGGTCACTACTTCTGGGACACCGAGATCTACGTCCTTCCGTTCCTCACCTACACCCAGCCCCACAACGCCCGCAACGTGCTGCACTTCCGCAGCCGTATGCTGCCGGCCGCCCGCAGCCGTGCGCGCGAGATGGCGCAGTCGGGGGTGTTGTTCCCGTGGCGCACCATCAACGGCGAGGAGGCCTCGGCCTACTACGCCGCCGGCAGCGCCCAGATGCACATCAACGCCGACATCGCCTATGCGTTGATGCAGTACGTCGGCGCCACCAACGACACCGGGTTCCTCGTGCGCGAGGGTGCCGAGCTGCTGGTGGAGACCGCGCGGATGTGGTCGGAGCTGGGCTTCTGGCGCCGGCGCAACGGTGACGACCCGACCTTCCACATCCACGGCGTGACGGGGCCGGACGAATACACGACCGTCGTCAACAACAACCTGTTCACCAACGTCATGGCGCGCTTCAACCTCGAGCGCGCCGCGATCGTGATCGAGCGGATGCGCGTCGAGCACCCGACGGAGTACGCCGCCATGGCGCGGCGGCTCGAGCTCACCGAGTCCGAGCCCGAGCTGTGGCGCAAGTGCGCCGAGGGTATGGCGATCCCGTTCGACGAGGGACTCGGCATCCACCCCCAGGACGACTTCTTCCTCGACCGCGAGGTGTGGGACCTCTCCCGCACCCCCGACGAGCTGCGGCCGCTGCTGCTGAACTACCACCCGTTGGTGATCTACCGGTTCCAGGTGCTCAAGCAGGCCGACGTGGTCCTGGCGATGTTCCTTCAGGGCGACCGCTTCACCCCGGAGCAGAAGAAGGCGAACTTCGACTACTACGACCCGATCACCACGGGGGACTCCACCCTGTCGGCGGTCGTGCAGTCGATCGTCGCCGCCGAGGTGGGCTACCACGAGACGGCGATGGAGTACTTCCGCAAGGCGCTCTACGTCGACCTCGCCGACCTGCACGGCAACACCGTCGACGGCATGCACATCGCCTCGCTCGGTGGCGTATGGAGTGCGCTGACGTTCGGCTTCGCCGGCATGAGCGACCGCAACGGCCGGCTCACCTTCAACCCCCGGCTGCCCGCGGACTGGTCGCACCTGCGCTTCCGCATGACCTGGCGCGGCTCGCGGCTGATCGTGCAGGTCACCCAGGACGAGCTGGTCATCGAGGTCGTCGAGAGGGGCGAGGAGGAGGTCCGCGTGCGGGTGCGCGGCGAGGCCTACTCCGCCGCCGTCGACCGTCCACTTCGGGTGCCGCTGCCCGACCAGGGACCGCGCATCGACGGCCTCATGAGCAACGTCCCGCAGACCGGCGGCACCCGCGCCGACGGCACCACGATCACCGCCGGCGTACCCGAGCCGATGGTCGTCGAGGAGCTGGCCGACGAGGACCTGCCACCGCCGGAGCTGGCCCAGGGCGACTAG